The Papaver somniferum cultivar HN1 chromosome 3, ASM357369v1, whole genome shotgun sequence genome includes a region encoding these proteins:
- the LOC113361249 gene encoding uncharacterized protein LOC113361249, whose amino-acid sequence MEGSYENATAINTTTTTINTTTDPINNLYFRSSVTPSPRSVRIYFPFAASTLFPQRIPFNSTMKTTTTTTTPTNNLINFNSQLYFSSSSIIRPRSLMIAYLFAVSPLFPLRISSPTQPSNIDRKFWFEFRWIHQPPAAANEQDLPVAAAEQPPPADEVVEQVPVHQINPLPVLHQLRIIVIGGRLTGKSTFLNCFPHAREGNTWTIDFQVDNGLIRFVCEEIQRKDLNIYHRLSERGNYDGAVLLVDASNASTINLARQMYNEVFSHLGSNTSRIIVIACNKSEVHEKKSINRRPKITVGVKIPCFYISARHKVNIEKPFLEIARRAIGRTW is encoded by the exons ATGGAGGGAAGTTATGAAAATGCCACCGCCattaacaccaccaccaccaccatcaacaccaccactgacCCTATTAACAATCTCTATTTTAGATCATCAGTCACACCATCCCCTAGATCGGTGAGGATCTATTTCCCTTTTGCTGCGTCTACACTATTTCCACAACGAATTCCCTTCAACTCCACCAtgaaaaccaccaccaccaccaccacaccaaCAAATAACTTGATAAATTTCAATTCTCAACTCTacttttcatcatcatctataaTACGACCAAGATCGTTGATGATCGCTTATCTGTTTGCTGTTTCTCCACTCTTCCCACTACGAATTTCCTCTCCTACACAGCCCTCCAATATTGATAGAAAATTTTGGTTCGAATTTCGCTGGATTCATCAACCACCAGCTGCTGCTAATGAGCAAGATCTACCAGTTGCTGCTGCTGAGCAACCACCTCCTGCTGACGAGGTTGTTGAGCAAGTACCAGTCCATCAGATCAATCCTCTTCCTGTTTTGCATCAGCTTCGTATCATTGTGATTGGAGGTCGATTAACTGGGAAATCAACGTTTCTGAATTGTTTTCCCCATG CGAGAGAGGGAAATACATGGACGATTGATTTCCAAGTTGACAATGGATTAATTCGATTTGTGTGCGAGGAGATTCAAAGAAAAGACCTAAACATTTATCACCGCCTGTCAGAGAG AGGTAATTATGATGGTGCTGTTTTACTTGTTGATGCATCGAATGCTTCAACAATTAATCTCGCGCGACAAATGTATAATGAAGTCTTTAGCCATCTTGGATCCAACACCTCAAGAATCATCGTTATTGCGTGCAATAAATCAGAAGTACACGAGAAAAAGAGTATCAACCGGCGACCAAAGATCACTGTTGGGGTTAAGATTCCATGCTTTTACATTTCGGCAAGGCACAAAGTAAACATTGAGAAGCCGTTTTTGGAAATAGCAAGGAGAGCGATTGG